One genomic region from Pecten maximus chromosome 5, xPecMax1.1, whole genome shotgun sequence encodes:
- the LOC117327942 gene encoding mucin-5AC-like isoform X1 — MIPQPTFPLSSKVLKSRQNTVTPISRKSTVPSTTSQSMNLTTTAPFTKSLPKVISVVTSDHLQAVPVPKTADDTPVLISNKNKGCPSDKTMACSTNTTTTFKTATSSGDFASAISAQVSRLSDETTSCSATPMVLFSHNAALNLKPTGLLDPLGPQGSKTAHITTTPKILPKITIPQANIDKPLGSLSGLHQSLPSSLKLEDNMYQFFIHQNSMTKPKTITVFKVPVSNQQILETTSSGSSTISSSTVTSSSVSASGNVSFPVPTSKATVEASTTSSSKINSQNVPVHVIVTQTSSPTKTSCISSYSNAPISSKPTFTYVRSSGPTESSPYIVTPVIHETDSSERRKPKIIVSMLSSKLKKENETMGNLVSIVPSKCARLTTSPVGSLRNISSNTGSRVVNVKTINDDKNVRNTFHPVSKLPSDSTQSNITAFPKLTEQLNASCKPLRIKVQTIYQSS, encoded by the coding sequence ATGATTCCGCAACCGACTTTCCCATTGAGTAGCAAGGTTTTGAAATCTCGACAAAACACTGTAACTCCAATATCCCGTAAAAGTACAGTGCCTTCCACTACTAGTCAAAGTATGAACCTGACCACTACAGCACCTTTTACAAAGTCGTTACCCAAGGTCATAAGTGTAGTCACTTCAGATCATTTGCAGGCCGTACCTGTTCCAAAGACAGCTGACGATACTCctgttttaatttcaaacaaaaacaaaggaTGTCCCAGCGACAAAACAATGGCATGTAGCACAAATACAACAACCACGTTCAAAACAGCAACAAGCTCTGGGGATTTTGCAAGCGCGATAAGTGCTCAGGTGTCTCGGCTTAGTGACGAAACAACTTCATGTAGCGCAACACCTATGGTGCTTTTCAGTCATAATGCAGCACTCAATCTCAAGCCAACGGGGCTATTAGATCCACTTGGACCACAGGGCAGTAAAACAGCTCATATTACCACAACTCCTAAAATACTACCCAAGATTACCATTCCGCAGGCTAACATTGATAAACCGTTAGGATCACTATCAGGTCTCCACCAAAGCCTTCCTTCAAGTTTAAAACTGGAAGATAACATGTATCAGTTTTTTATTCATCAAAATTCAATGACGAAGCCGAAAACAATTACAGTTTTTAAAGTACCTGTGTCGAATCAGCAAATACTAGAAACCACAAGTTCCGGAAGTTCTACTATTTCCTCGTCAACGGTTACGTCATCAAGTGTATCCGCGTCTGGCAATGTGTCTTTCCCTGTACCAACATCAAAGGCTACAGTAGAGGCCAGCACCACTTCGTCGAGTAAAATAAACTCCCAAAACGTACCCGTCCATGTTATTGTAACACAGACGTCAAGCCCAACTAAAACATCGTGTATTTCATCATACTCAAATGCACCGATTTCGTCCAAACCTACCTTCACGTATGTGAGAAGCTCCGGACCCACAGAGTCATCGCCTTATATCGTCACACCTGTTATACATGAAACAGACTCCAGTGAAAGGCGAAAACCCAAAATCATAGTATCCATGTTGTcatcaaaactgaaaaaagaaaatgagaCCATGGGGAATCTCGTGTCCATCGTCCCATCAAAGTGTGCGAGACTGACAACTTCGCCAGTTGGGTCTTTACGGAACATTTCCTCTAATACTGGTAGTCGTGTTGTAAATGTAAAGACCATAAACGATGACAAAAATGTGAGGAATACCTTTCATCCGGTCTCGAAACTCCCCTCGGACTCTACACAATCGAATATCACCGCCTTCCCCAAGCTAACTGAACAGCTTAATGCATCATGTAAGCCATTAAGGATAAAAGTGCAGACGATTTACCAATCCTCATAG